A genomic region of Eucalyptus grandis isolate ANBG69807.140 chromosome 5, ASM1654582v1, whole genome shotgun sequence contains the following coding sequences:
- the LOC104445712 gene encoding ATP-dependent RNA helicase DEAH13 isoform X1, whose amino-acid sequence MGDPAGLCDLKVGEESFSVRSDDCNALILPKKKRKDRKGMNQQHGKRKSKTLPNPSNSQKRKNEKLEEDKQRAVLLSQSMEMLEKHKIPDSAYSLLQSSRNIGRAETMREKRLKVVQFSKAGLRDPLGSRDMGNAPSESERASDSCQSISEQDIDKSDSLEPTKVQKRCLDSGCAPFDSSQELFGGKSVDTANESTEQPPVRKAAYFDTFSSGDVQISSHITGTHDDRENACFLDRAEDTLKSEFDKTSLSQLSGLVTTPIIVHVSRPKEVEDKRKDLPMVMMEQEIMESINYHSTIIICGETGCGKTTQVPQFLFEAGFGSDLSTVRSGIIGVTQPRRVAVLATAKRVAYELGLHLGKEVGFQVRYDKRIGDGCAIKFMTDGILLREVQNDFLLKRYSIIVLDEAHERSLNTDILIGMLSRIVQLRQDLFEKQQKMLQLGQCLSPESMIFPLKLVLMSATLRVEDFISGKRLFRDPPPVLEVPTRQYPVTVHFSKRTEILDYIGQAYKKVISINKRLPPGGILVFVTGQREVEHLCRKLRNASRQLINKTSKENEENDLNAVSELGNTEGVNLKEIDEAYQLDTNQVHQQTDRFSSYEEDQFDMSEEESDVSHDSSSDSEWETIDDDAAHLLDKNPSDDAGLSEVLGEEGTLASLRAAFESLTNKIPSKCETESTNSTNQGGHSDGMDLSMGKNRADNASYACPMHVLPLYAMLPAAQQLRVFEEVKEGTRLVVIATNVAETSLTIPGIKYVVDTGREKVKNYNSSNGMETYEIQWISKASAAQRAGRAGRTGPGHCYRLYSSAVFNNIFSDFSLAEISKIPVDGVVLLMKSMGIDKVANFPFPTQPEPTALLEAERCLKALEALDSSGKLTSLGKAMARYPMSPRHSRMLLTVIQIMKMVDNYARASLVLGYAVAAAAALSLPNPFITQLEGSKSDGEGLEKPEESASLSREGRMDNQEKSRKKELKEAIRASRGKFHNPCSDALSIAYALQCFESSRSQVAFCDENSLHLKTMEEMSKLRKQLLQLVFAQSIDFDPKFSWTHGKLDDVERAWRVPSNKHPLQLNEEEVLGQAICAGWADRVAKRIRGGSSDGDGRARAVRYQASMVKETVFLHRWSSLSNSAPEFLVYSELLYTKRPYMHGATSVKSDWLVKYAKSLCSFSSPLTDPRPYYDPRADQVLCWVVPTFGPHLWELALHSVPILDGTHRIAVFAYALLEGQVLPCLKSVRKHMVAPPATILRPGASSQKRVSNLLFSLKSRMIDCCARLQEVWKENPMELHSEVSDWFQGNFQHQFDELWSQMLSEVLLGHRERFPKRAKRERR is encoded by the exons ATGGGGGATCCCGCGGGGCTGTGTGATCTGAAGGTTGGGGAGGAATCGTTTAG TGTTAGAAGCGATGATTGCAATGCATTAATCTTGccgaaaaagaagaggaaggacaGGAAAGGCATGAATCAG CAGcatgggaaaagaaaatcaaagactCTGCCTAATCCTAGTAATTCtcaaaagagaaagaatgaGAAATTGGAG GAAGACAAGCAAAGGGCTGTGCTTCTATCACAAAGCATGGAGATGTTGGA GAAGCACAAGATTCCAGATTCTGCATACTCTCTGCTGCAGTCATCACGGAATATTGGACGG GCCGAAACTATGCGTGAAAAACGTTTGAAGGTCGTGCAATTTTCCAAGGCTGGGCTAAGAGATCCCCTTGGGAGCAGAGATATGGGCAATGCTCCTAGTGAGAGTGAGCGCGCATCAGACAGTTGTCAATCAATTAGTGAGCAAGATATTGACAAAAGTGATAGTTTGGAGCCAACTAAAGTACAAAAGAGATGTTTAGATAGTGGATGTGCTCCTTTTGACTCTTCTCAAGAATTGTTTGGTGGCAAAAGTGTTGACACTGCTAATGAATCAACTGAGCAACCTCCGGTTAGAAAAGCTGCCTACTTTGATACATTCAGCAGTGGAGATGTGCAAATTTCCTCACACATTACTGGCACTCATGATGACAGAGAGAATGCTTGCTTCTTG GATAGGGCAGAGGATACTTTGAAATCGGAGTTTGACAAGACAAGCCTGTCACAGTTGAGTGGGCTAGTGACTACCCCTATTATAGTGCATGTATCGAGGCCAAAGGAAGTTGAAGACAAGAGAAAAGATCTTCCAATGGTCATGATGGAGCAGGAGATAATGGAATCTATTAATTACCATTCCACTATTATTATCTGCGGAGAAACAGGCTGTGGTAAAACAACACAAGTTCCACAG TTTTTATTTGAAGCTGGATTTGGTTCAGACCTGTCTACTGTGCGGAGTGGAATAATTGGTGTAACTCAACCACGTCGGGTTGCTGTCCTTGCTACTGCAAAGCGTGTGGCATATGAACTTGGTCTTCACCTGGGTAAAGAGGTGGGCTTTCAAGTTAGGTATGATAAGCGAATTGGAGATGGTTGTGCCATCAAGTTTATGACTGATGGAATCTTATTGCGGGAAGTTCAG AATGACTTTTTGTTGAAGCGTTACTCCATCATTGTTCTGGATGAGGCTCATGAGAGAAGCTTGAACACAGACATACTTATTGGAATGTTGTCACGCATTGTACAATTACGTCAG GATCTATTTGAGAAACAGCAGAAAATGTTACAATTAGGACAGTGTCTGAGTCCTGAAAGcatgatttttccattaaaacTTGTGTTAATGAGTGCCACCTTGCGGGTAGAAGACTTTATTTCTGGAAAAAGGTTATTTCGTGATCCTCCTCCAGTGTTGGAAGTTCCTACTAGGCAATACCCAGTCACTGTACATTTTTCAAAGAGAACAGAAATTTTAGACTACATTGGTCAAGCATATAAGAAGGTGATTTCAATAAACAAGAGGCTGCCACCTGGGGGCATACTTGTTTTTGTTACTGGGCAGAGGGAAGTTGAGCATTTATGCCGGAAGCTTCGCAATGCTTCAAGACAGCTAATTAACAAAACCTccaaggaaaatgaagagaatgaTCTCAATGCAGTCTCTGAGTTAGGCAATACCGAGGGAGTCAATTTGAAAGAAATTGATGAGGCATATCAGCTTGATACTAACCAAGTGCACCAGCAAACCGACAGGTTTAGTTCTTATGAGGAAGATCAGTTTGATATGAGTGAGGAAGAGTCAGATGTGTCCCATGATTCGAGTTCAGATAGTGAGTGGGAAACTATTGATGATGATGCTGCTCATCTGTTGGACAAGAATCCATCAGATGATGCGGGCCTTTCGGAAGTTCTTGGGGAGGAGGGAACACTTGCTTCACTAAGAGCTGCTTTTGAATCTCTGACTAATAAGATTCCTTCAAAATGCGAGACAGAATCGACAAACTCAACCAATCAGGGAGGACATTCAGATGGGATGGATCTCAGTATGGGGAAGAACAGGGCAGATAATGCTTCTTATGCTTGTCCGATGCATGTCTTGCCACTTTATGCAATGCTTCCTGCAGCACAACAGCTTCGTGTATTCGAGGAGGTCAAGGAAGGCACAAGACTAGTGGTTATTGCAACGAATGTTGCTGAAACTTCTTTAACTATTCCTGGTATAAAGTATGTAGTTGATACAGGAAGAGAAAAGGTGAAGAACTACAACTCTTCCAATGGGATGGAGACGTATGAGATACAATGGATAAGTAAAGCATCGGCTGCACAGCGTGCTGGAAGAGCAGGAAGAACTGGTCCTGGTCATTGCTACCGTCTCTATTCTTCTGCAGTCTTTAATAACATATTTTCTGACTTCTCCTTAGCTGAAATATCTAAAATACCTGTTGACGGGGTTGTCCTTCTCATGAAATCTATGGGTATTGATAAG GTTGCAAATTTTCCATTTCCAACACAGCCCGAACCAACAGCCTTGCTTGAAGCGGAGCGCTGCTTGAAGGCTCTTGAAGCACTTGACAGTAGTGGGAAATTGACGTCCCTAGGGAAAGCCATGGCTCGTTATCCAATGAGCCCCCGCCATTCTAGGATGCTCCTAACTGTTATCCAAATCATGAAGATGGTTGATAATTATGCTCGGGCAAGCTTAGTTCTCGGATATGCAGTTGCAGCTGCAGCAGCTTTAAGCTTGCCAAATCCGTTCATCACGCAGCTTGAAGGGAGTAAATCAGATGGAGAAGGGTTGGAGAAACCCGAGGAATCTGCTTCTTTAAGCAGGGAAGGTAGGATGGacaatcaagaaaaatccaGGAAAAAGGAACTTAAAGAAGCTATTCGTGCGTCACGTGGGAAGTTTCATAATCCATGCAGTGATGCTCTCTCCATTGCTTATGCGCTACAGTGTTTTGAATCTTCGAGAAGTCAAGTAGCTTTCTGTGATGAAAACTCATTGCATCTTAAAACAATGGAGGAGATGTCAAAGCTGAGAAAACAACTGCTTCAATTGGTCTTTGCTCAAAGCATTGACTTTGACCCAAAATTCTCATGGACTCATGGAAAGCTAGACGATGTAGAACGTGCTTGGAGGGTTCCCTCCAATAAGCACCCTCTGCAATTGAATGAGGAAGAGGTCTTGGGCCAAGCTATTTGCGCCGGTTGGGCAGATAGAGTTGCAAAACGTATTAGAGGAGGTTCATCAGATGGGGATGGAAGAGCTCGTGCAGTTCGGTATCAGGCTAGCATGGTTAAAGAAACCGTATTTCTCCATCGTTGGTCGTCTCTTTCTAACTCGGCGCCTGAGTTTTTAGTGTACAGCGAACTTCTTTATACCAAGAGGCCTTACATGCATGGAGCAACGAGTGTGAAGTCAGACTGGCTCGTAAAGTATGCAAAGTCTTTGTGTAGTTTTTCTTCACCTCTCACGGACCCCAGGCCTTATTATGATCCCAGAGCCGACCAAGTTCTCTGTTGGGTGGTCCCTACCTTTGGCCCGCACCTTTGGGAGCTTGCTTTGCATAGTGTGCCTATTCTTGACGGTACGCATCGCATTGCCGTATTTGCCTATGCATTACTTGAAGGTCAAGTTTTGCCTTGCCTAAAATCTGTGAGGAAACATATGGTTGCGCCACCTGCTACCATTCTGAGACCAGGGGCCTCAAGCCAAAAAAGGGTCAGTAATCTTCTTTTCAGTCTGAAAAGTAGGATGATCGACTGTTGTGCTAGGCTACAGGAGGTCTGGAAGGAGAATCCGATGGAATTGCATTCAGAAGTTTCAGACTGGTTTCAGGGAAATTTTCAGCATCAGTTTGATGAACTCTGGTCCCAAATGCTTTCCGAGGTACTTTTGGGACATCGGGAACGGTTTCCGAAGAGGGCAAAGCGTGAGAGAAGATAA
- the LOC104445712 gene encoding ATP-dependent RNA helicase DEAH13 isoform X2 produces the protein MGDPAGLCDLKVGEESFSVRSDDCNALILPKKKRKDRKGMNQHGKRKSKTLPNPSNSQKRKNEKLEEDKQRAVLLSQSMEMLEKHKIPDSAYSLLQSSRNIGRAETMREKRLKVVQFSKAGLRDPLGSRDMGNAPSESERASDSCQSISEQDIDKSDSLEPTKVQKRCLDSGCAPFDSSQELFGGKSVDTANESTEQPPVRKAAYFDTFSSGDVQISSHITGTHDDRENACFLDRAEDTLKSEFDKTSLSQLSGLVTTPIIVHVSRPKEVEDKRKDLPMVMMEQEIMESINYHSTIIICGETGCGKTTQVPQFLFEAGFGSDLSTVRSGIIGVTQPRRVAVLATAKRVAYELGLHLGKEVGFQVRYDKRIGDGCAIKFMTDGILLREVQNDFLLKRYSIIVLDEAHERSLNTDILIGMLSRIVQLRQDLFEKQQKMLQLGQCLSPESMIFPLKLVLMSATLRVEDFISGKRLFRDPPPVLEVPTRQYPVTVHFSKRTEILDYIGQAYKKVISINKRLPPGGILVFVTGQREVEHLCRKLRNASRQLINKTSKENEENDLNAVSELGNTEGVNLKEIDEAYQLDTNQVHQQTDRFSSYEEDQFDMSEEESDVSHDSSSDSEWETIDDDAAHLLDKNPSDDAGLSEVLGEEGTLASLRAAFESLTNKIPSKCETESTNSTNQGGHSDGMDLSMGKNRADNASYACPMHVLPLYAMLPAAQQLRVFEEVKEGTRLVVIATNVAETSLTIPGIKYVVDTGREKVKNYNSSNGMETYEIQWISKASAAQRAGRAGRTGPGHCYRLYSSAVFNNIFSDFSLAEISKIPVDGVVLLMKSMGIDKVANFPFPTQPEPTALLEAERCLKALEALDSSGKLTSLGKAMARYPMSPRHSRMLLTVIQIMKMVDNYARASLVLGYAVAAAAALSLPNPFITQLEGSKSDGEGLEKPEESASLSREGRMDNQEKSRKKELKEAIRASRGKFHNPCSDALSIAYALQCFESSRSQVAFCDENSLHLKTMEEMSKLRKQLLQLVFAQSIDFDPKFSWTHGKLDDVERAWRVPSNKHPLQLNEEEVLGQAICAGWADRVAKRIRGGSSDGDGRARAVRYQASMVKETVFLHRWSSLSNSAPEFLVYSELLYTKRPYMHGATSVKSDWLVKYAKSLCSFSSPLTDPRPYYDPRADQVLCWVVPTFGPHLWELALHSVPILDGTHRIAVFAYALLEGQVLPCLKSVRKHMVAPPATILRPGASSQKRVSNLLFSLKSRMIDCCARLQEVWKENPMELHSEVSDWFQGNFQHQFDELWSQMLSEVLLGHRERFPKRAKRERR, from the exons ATGGGGGATCCCGCGGGGCTGTGTGATCTGAAGGTTGGGGAGGAATCGTTTAG TGTTAGAAGCGATGATTGCAATGCATTAATCTTGccgaaaaagaagaggaaggacaGGAAAGGCATGAATCAG catgggaaaagaaaatcaaagactCTGCCTAATCCTAGTAATTCtcaaaagagaaagaatgaGAAATTGGAG GAAGACAAGCAAAGGGCTGTGCTTCTATCACAAAGCATGGAGATGTTGGA GAAGCACAAGATTCCAGATTCTGCATACTCTCTGCTGCAGTCATCACGGAATATTGGACGG GCCGAAACTATGCGTGAAAAACGTTTGAAGGTCGTGCAATTTTCCAAGGCTGGGCTAAGAGATCCCCTTGGGAGCAGAGATATGGGCAATGCTCCTAGTGAGAGTGAGCGCGCATCAGACAGTTGTCAATCAATTAGTGAGCAAGATATTGACAAAAGTGATAGTTTGGAGCCAACTAAAGTACAAAAGAGATGTTTAGATAGTGGATGTGCTCCTTTTGACTCTTCTCAAGAATTGTTTGGTGGCAAAAGTGTTGACACTGCTAATGAATCAACTGAGCAACCTCCGGTTAGAAAAGCTGCCTACTTTGATACATTCAGCAGTGGAGATGTGCAAATTTCCTCACACATTACTGGCACTCATGATGACAGAGAGAATGCTTGCTTCTTG GATAGGGCAGAGGATACTTTGAAATCGGAGTTTGACAAGACAAGCCTGTCACAGTTGAGTGGGCTAGTGACTACCCCTATTATAGTGCATGTATCGAGGCCAAAGGAAGTTGAAGACAAGAGAAAAGATCTTCCAATGGTCATGATGGAGCAGGAGATAATGGAATCTATTAATTACCATTCCACTATTATTATCTGCGGAGAAACAGGCTGTGGTAAAACAACACAAGTTCCACAG TTTTTATTTGAAGCTGGATTTGGTTCAGACCTGTCTACTGTGCGGAGTGGAATAATTGGTGTAACTCAACCACGTCGGGTTGCTGTCCTTGCTACTGCAAAGCGTGTGGCATATGAACTTGGTCTTCACCTGGGTAAAGAGGTGGGCTTTCAAGTTAGGTATGATAAGCGAATTGGAGATGGTTGTGCCATCAAGTTTATGACTGATGGAATCTTATTGCGGGAAGTTCAG AATGACTTTTTGTTGAAGCGTTACTCCATCATTGTTCTGGATGAGGCTCATGAGAGAAGCTTGAACACAGACATACTTATTGGAATGTTGTCACGCATTGTACAATTACGTCAG GATCTATTTGAGAAACAGCAGAAAATGTTACAATTAGGACAGTGTCTGAGTCCTGAAAGcatgatttttccattaaaacTTGTGTTAATGAGTGCCACCTTGCGGGTAGAAGACTTTATTTCTGGAAAAAGGTTATTTCGTGATCCTCCTCCAGTGTTGGAAGTTCCTACTAGGCAATACCCAGTCACTGTACATTTTTCAAAGAGAACAGAAATTTTAGACTACATTGGTCAAGCATATAAGAAGGTGATTTCAATAAACAAGAGGCTGCCACCTGGGGGCATACTTGTTTTTGTTACTGGGCAGAGGGAAGTTGAGCATTTATGCCGGAAGCTTCGCAATGCTTCAAGACAGCTAATTAACAAAACCTccaaggaaaatgaagagaatgaTCTCAATGCAGTCTCTGAGTTAGGCAATACCGAGGGAGTCAATTTGAAAGAAATTGATGAGGCATATCAGCTTGATACTAACCAAGTGCACCAGCAAACCGACAGGTTTAGTTCTTATGAGGAAGATCAGTTTGATATGAGTGAGGAAGAGTCAGATGTGTCCCATGATTCGAGTTCAGATAGTGAGTGGGAAACTATTGATGATGATGCTGCTCATCTGTTGGACAAGAATCCATCAGATGATGCGGGCCTTTCGGAAGTTCTTGGGGAGGAGGGAACACTTGCTTCACTAAGAGCTGCTTTTGAATCTCTGACTAATAAGATTCCTTCAAAATGCGAGACAGAATCGACAAACTCAACCAATCAGGGAGGACATTCAGATGGGATGGATCTCAGTATGGGGAAGAACAGGGCAGATAATGCTTCTTATGCTTGTCCGATGCATGTCTTGCCACTTTATGCAATGCTTCCTGCAGCACAACAGCTTCGTGTATTCGAGGAGGTCAAGGAAGGCACAAGACTAGTGGTTATTGCAACGAATGTTGCTGAAACTTCTTTAACTATTCCTGGTATAAAGTATGTAGTTGATACAGGAAGAGAAAAGGTGAAGAACTACAACTCTTCCAATGGGATGGAGACGTATGAGATACAATGGATAAGTAAAGCATCGGCTGCACAGCGTGCTGGAAGAGCAGGAAGAACTGGTCCTGGTCATTGCTACCGTCTCTATTCTTCTGCAGTCTTTAATAACATATTTTCTGACTTCTCCTTAGCTGAAATATCTAAAATACCTGTTGACGGGGTTGTCCTTCTCATGAAATCTATGGGTATTGATAAG GTTGCAAATTTTCCATTTCCAACACAGCCCGAACCAACAGCCTTGCTTGAAGCGGAGCGCTGCTTGAAGGCTCTTGAAGCACTTGACAGTAGTGGGAAATTGACGTCCCTAGGGAAAGCCATGGCTCGTTATCCAATGAGCCCCCGCCATTCTAGGATGCTCCTAACTGTTATCCAAATCATGAAGATGGTTGATAATTATGCTCGGGCAAGCTTAGTTCTCGGATATGCAGTTGCAGCTGCAGCAGCTTTAAGCTTGCCAAATCCGTTCATCACGCAGCTTGAAGGGAGTAAATCAGATGGAGAAGGGTTGGAGAAACCCGAGGAATCTGCTTCTTTAAGCAGGGAAGGTAGGATGGacaatcaagaaaaatccaGGAAAAAGGAACTTAAAGAAGCTATTCGTGCGTCACGTGGGAAGTTTCATAATCCATGCAGTGATGCTCTCTCCATTGCTTATGCGCTACAGTGTTTTGAATCTTCGAGAAGTCAAGTAGCTTTCTGTGATGAAAACTCATTGCATCTTAAAACAATGGAGGAGATGTCAAAGCTGAGAAAACAACTGCTTCAATTGGTCTTTGCTCAAAGCATTGACTTTGACCCAAAATTCTCATGGACTCATGGAAAGCTAGACGATGTAGAACGTGCTTGGAGGGTTCCCTCCAATAAGCACCCTCTGCAATTGAATGAGGAAGAGGTCTTGGGCCAAGCTATTTGCGCCGGTTGGGCAGATAGAGTTGCAAAACGTATTAGAGGAGGTTCATCAGATGGGGATGGAAGAGCTCGTGCAGTTCGGTATCAGGCTAGCATGGTTAAAGAAACCGTATTTCTCCATCGTTGGTCGTCTCTTTCTAACTCGGCGCCTGAGTTTTTAGTGTACAGCGAACTTCTTTATACCAAGAGGCCTTACATGCATGGAGCAACGAGTGTGAAGTCAGACTGGCTCGTAAAGTATGCAAAGTCTTTGTGTAGTTTTTCTTCACCTCTCACGGACCCCAGGCCTTATTATGATCCCAGAGCCGACCAAGTTCTCTGTTGGGTGGTCCCTACCTTTGGCCCGCACCTTTGGGAGCTTGCTTTGCATAGTGTGCCTATTCTTGACGGTACGCATCGCATTGCCGTATTTGCCTATGCATTACTTGAAGGTCAAGTTTTGCCTTGCCTAAAATCTGTGAGGAAACATATGGTTGCGCCACCTGCTACCATTCTGAGACCAGGGGCCTCAAGCCAAAAAAGGGTCAGTAATCTTCTTTTCAGTCTGAAAAGTAGGATGATCGACTGTTGTGCTAGGCTACAGGAGGTCTGGAAGGAGAATCCGATGGAATTGCATTCAGAAGTTTCAGACTGGTTTCAGGGAAATTTTCAGCATCAGTTTGATGAACTCTGGTCCCAAATGCTTTCCGAGGTACTTTTGGGACATCGGGAACGGTTTCCGAAGAGGGCAAAGCGTGAGAGAAGATAA